Proteins encoded by one window of Fusarium graminearum PH-1 chromosome 1, whole genome shotgun sequence:
- a CDS encoding vacuolar ATP synthase 98 kDa subunit, translating to MAPKPDTPFRSADMSMVQLYVSNEIGREVVTALGELGLCQFRDLNENVSAFQRTFTQEIRRLDNVERQLRYFYAQMDKIGIPLRKLDLDVERLASPSTSEIDELAERSQKLEQRVSALNESYETLKKREGDLTEWRWVLREAGSFFDRAHGNVEEIRASTDNDDAPLLSDIENNQSGADADRSFSGMNIGFVAGVIARDRVASFERILWRTLRGNLYMNQSEIPEPLIDPTNNEAINKNVFVIFAHGKEILNKIRKISESMGADVYNVDENSDLRRDQIHEVNNRLEDVQNVLQNTQATLQAELNQISQSLSAWMVLVAKEKAVYNALNNFSYDSARRTLIAEAWVPTNDLPLIRTTLQEVTNRAGLSVPSIINKIQSNKTPPTYLKTNKFTEGFQTIVNAYGTATYQEVNPAMPVFVTFPFLFAVMFGDFGHAIIMLSAALAMIYWEKSLKKVSFELFAMIFYGRYIALVMAVFSVFTGLVYNDVFSMSMTLFPSAWEWKKPDNYSNTTSIIATLNEEGYRYPFGLDYAWHGSENDLLFSNSLKMKMSIILGWAHMTYSLCFAYINARHFKKPIDIWGNFIPGMIFFQSIFGYLVLCIIYKWSVDWNGLKLNPPGLLNMLIYMFLQPGTIPEGQELYSGQGFVQVVLLLLAFIQVPILLCLKPFYLRWENNRARAKGYRSIGETSRVSALDGDEDEPNGHGNSFDEDGEGVAMISQNIDEEHEEFEFSEVMIHQVIHTIEFCLNCVSHTASYLRLWALSLAHQQLSIVLWSMTLGPALKTPGVMGVIMIVVCFTMWFFLTIAILVCMEGTSAMLHSLRLAWVESFSKFAEFAGWPFAPFSFNTLLEESEELKDYLG from the exons ATGGCTCCCAAACCCGACACTCCGTTCCGCTCTGCGGACATGAGTATGGTCCAACTCTATGTTTCCAATGAAATCGGTCGCGAAGTTGTTACTGCGCTCGGAGAGCTTGGCCTCTGCCAGTTCCGCGAT CTCAACGAGAATGTTAGCGCCTTCCAACGTACCTTCACTCAGGAGATTCGACGTCTCGATAATGTTGAGCGACAGCTGC GATACTTTTACGCgcagatggacaagatcgGTATCCCGCTCCGGAAGTTGGACCTCGACGTCGAAAGGCTTGCATCCCCATCGACTTCCGAAATCGACGAGCTTGCCGAGCGCAGTCAGAAATTGGAGCAGCGTGTTTCCGCCCTTAACGAGAGTTACgagactttgaagaagcgcGAGGGCGACCTGACCGAGTGGCGATGGGTTCTTCGTGAGGCCGGCAGTTTCTTTGACCGCGCTCACGGcaatgttgaggagattcGCGCATCTACTGACAACGACGATGCTCCCCTGCTGTCCGACATCGAGAACAACCAGAGTGGCGCCGACGCTGATCGCTCCTTCTCCGGCATGAACATCGGCTTTGTTGCTGGAGTCATTGCTAGAGACAGAGTTGCTTCTTTTGAGCGCATCCTCTGGCGAACTCTACGTGGTAACCTCTACATGAACCAGTCTGAGATTCCCGAGCCCTTGATTGATCCTACCAacaacgaggccatcaacaagaacgtcttcgtcatcttcgctCACGGCAAGGAGattctcaacaagatccgCAAGATCTCCGAGTCCATGGGCGCCGACGTTTACaacgttgatgagaacagCGACCTCCGACGTGACCAGATTCACGAGGTCAACAACCGTCTGGAGGATGTCCAAAACGTTCTCCAGAACACCCAGGCCACTCTTCAGGCAGAGCTCAACCAGATCTCTCAGTCGCTCTCGGCCTGGATGGTTCTtgtcgccaaggagaaggctgtGTATAATGCACTTAACAACTTCTCCTATGACAGCGCTCGACGAACTCTCATCGCCGAGGCTTGGGTTCCCACCAACGATCTTCCCTTGATCAGGACGACACTCCAGGAGGTTACTAACAGAGCTGGTCTCTCCGTCCCTTCCAttatcaacaagatccaaagCAACAAGACACCGCCAACTTACCTGAAGACTAACAAGTTCACTGAGGGTTTCCAGACCATCGTCAACGCTTACGGTACCGCCACTTACCAGGAAGTCAACCCGGCCATGCCCGTCTTTGTTACCTTCCCTTTCTTGTTCGCTGTCATGTTTGGTGATTTTGGCcacgccatcatcatgctttCAGCCGCCCTCGCTATGATTTACTGGGAAAAGTCACTCAAGAAGGTCAGCTTTGAGCTCTTTGCCATGATCTTCTACGGTCGTTACATTGCGCTCGTCATGGCtgtcttttctgtctttACTGGTCTTGTCTACAACGatgtcttctccatgtcCATGACGCTCTTCCCTAGCGCGTGGGAGTGGAAGAAGCCTGATAATTATAGCAACACCACTTCTATCATTGCCACTCTGAACGAAGAGGGATACCGATACCCCTTCGGTCTTGATTATGCTTGGCACGGTAGTGAGAACGACCTTCTATTCAGCAACagtttgaagatgaagatgagtATTATTCTGGGTTGGGCTCACATGACTTACTCTCTCTGCTTCGCTTACATCAACGCTCGCCACTTCAAGAAGCCCATCGACATCTGGGGTAACTTCATCCCTGGTATGATTTTCTTCCAGTCTATCTTCGGTTACCTTGTTCTCTGCATTATTTACAAGTGGTCCGTTGATTGGAACGGTCTCAAGCTCAATCCTCCTGGTCTATTGAACATGCTCATCTACATGTTCCTGCAACCGGGAACCATCCCTGAGGGCCAAGAGCTCTACTCTGGACAAGGTTTTGTCCAAGTTGTTCTCTTGCTTCTGGCGTTCATTCAGGTCCCCATTCTCCTTTGCCTCAAGCCTTTCTACCTTCGATGGGAGAACAACCGCGCACGCGCCAAGGGTTACCGTAGTATAGGTGAAACTTCCCGGGTTAGTGCTTTGGACGGTGACGAAGATGAGCCCAACGGCCATGGCAACAGCTtcgatgaggatggcgaggGAGTTGCTATGATCTCTCAAAACATTGATGAGGAACACGAGGAGTTTGAGTTCAGTGAAGTTATGATCCACCAGGTTATCCACACCATTG AGTTCTGTCTTAACTGTGTTTCCCACACTGCTTCTTACCTCCGTCTCTGGGCCCTGTCCCTTGCTCATCAGCAGCTCAGCATTGTGCTCTGGTCCATGACCCTTGGTCCTGCTCTGAAGACGCCAGGCGTTATGGGCGTCATTATGATCGTTGTCTGCTTCACTATGTGGTTCTTTTTGA CCATTGCTATTCTCGTCTGTATGGAGGGTACCAGTGCCATGTTGCACTCCCTTCGTCTTGCTTGGGTCGAGTCGTTCTCCAAGTTTGCCGAGTTTGCGGGTTGGCCTTTTGCGCCTTTCTCGTTCAACACTTTGCTGGAAGAGTCGGAAGAGCTCAAGGACTACTTGGGTTAA